The Desulfotomaculum sp. genome segment GCGTATGATTCTGCCTCGTTAGTTATAAGGATTATTTCCTGAAAAAAAGGCCTGATCTTATTTATTGTAATTTCCACAAGGCTGTTTATGCCTATATTAATCAAGGCCTTATTGTTGCCCATCCGTATGCTTTTTCCACCGGCAAGAACCGCCGCGCTTACTGGCTGCAAAGATAATTCCCACTTTCGTCGGCGCATATGTTAGGCCTGCTCCAGGAAATTATCCTTCCAGCTGAAAGTGCACATTTATAACAATACTGCGCCTTTAAAAAAATTAATCAAGATAATCCTTTAACTTCTTGCTCCGGCTGGGATGGCGAAGTTTCCGCAGGGTCTTGGCTTCTATCTGGCGAATTCTTTCTCTGGTTACGCCAAATCTTTGCCCGACTTCTTCAAGCGTGCGCGCCCGGCCGTCATCCAGCCCAAACCGCAAGCGCAACACCTTTTGTTCCCTGTCGGTTAAAGTCGTTAAAACCTCATCCAGTTGTTCCCTTAACATTGTAAAGGACGCTTCCTCAGCAGGCGCTCGCGCTTCCTGATCTTCTATAAAATCGCCAAGATGCGAATCTTCTTCTTCCCCTATCGGAGTCTCCAAAGAAACAGGTTCCTGGGCTATCTTCAAAATATCCCTTACTTTTTCCTCCGATATATTCATTTCCAGGGCGATCTCTTCCGGCGTTGGTTCTCTGCCCAGCTCCTGCAAAAGCTGCCGGGATACCCTGACCAGCTTATTTATAGTTTCAACCATATGTACCGGGATCCGTATAGTCCTTGCTTGATCGGCTATGGCTCTGGTAATAGCCTGACGAATCCACCAGGTTGCGTAGGTGCTGAATTTATAACCTTTCCTGTAGTCGAATTTTTCAACTGCTTTTATTAAACCCATATTTCCTTCCTGGATCAGATCAAGGAAGAGCATTCCCCGCCCCACATAACGTTTGGCGATGCTCACGACCAGACGCAGGTTCGCCTCTGCAAGACGTCTTTTAGATTCCTCATCACCATTCTCCATACGCTTTGCCAGTTCGACTTCTTCCTCCGGGGCCAGTAAGGGAACTCTTCCAATCTCTTTGAGGTACATACGTACAGGATCATCTATGCTTACACCCTCCGGAACACTCAAATCAACCTCGACTTCTTCAGGCGAATTATCTAAAGAAGCAGGATTGCTTACGGGTTCAAGTTCCGGCGTTTCAGGTATTACTTCAATACCCATGCCGGCCAGCTTTTCATACACATCATCTATCTGCTCGGGTGTAAGATCGGCTCCCTGCAAACCATCCATAATCTCGGTGTAGGTAAGTACCCCTCTCTTTCTGCCTTCCTCAATTAGTTCCTTGATGCTGTCTATTTTAATTTCGTTCCTCATACTGCTCTTTCCCCCTCTCTTGAGCGGGCCGAAATTTCCCTGTCAACCTCTATGAGTTCCTGAAGCTCTTTTAATATAGCTGCCGTTCGCTGACTGTCCTGAGCTTTTTCCGCCCTTGTAAGTTCCTGCAAAAGTTGAACCCTTTTTAACTTTCTTTCGTTAGCTTTTAACGCTGTTATCAGATCCCTCAAAACGTCCCTGCCCTGTGTCTTTACGGGCGTATCTATCAACAGCCTGCTTAATACAGTACATTCCTGATCGTTAAGTCTGCTCATTAAATCTGCCGGATTTAACTCCCGGTTTTGATTAATCAAGAAATAAATCTTATTTAATGTCGGATCTTTCAAGAACTGCTCCCCTAACTCCTCTTTTACAACAGGTAAGTATTCAGGCTCATGTAAAATTATGCTCAATATTTGCTGCTCGGCATTTTCCCGGACATTTAATTGTCCTTGTAGTATATTATGCGTTTTTTTAGCAATTTTATCCGGAATTGGCCATTTTTTTCGCTGGTTTGTCTGATATCTCCCAAGCTCGCTTATAACTGCTTCCCAGCTTAAGTTGAGATAGGAAGCTACCGTTCTGACACCCTCTTCCTGATCTGCCGCACTATCCATTACTGCTATATTGTGAATAACCTTATCGAGAATCTGCCTTGTGTCTTGATCAGCAAGGCTTGCCTGACGAAGTTTATATTCCAGTAACGTTTCACTCTTATTAAGGAGTTCCTCCCAACCCTGCCTGCCGTTCATCCTGATATAATCATCAGGATCTTTCCCCTGCGGGATACTTATTACCCGGACACGACCGCCCAACTCCTGAAGAAGATCCAAACCACGCAGGGTTGCATTTACACCTGCAGTATCTGCGTCATAAGCAATAACAACTTCTTTGGTGTAACGGAGAAGCATTCTGCATTGCCCATCCGTCAGGCTTGTTCCCAAAGAAGCAACCGCCCCGGAAAAACCATATTGGTGGGCTGTTATTACATCCATATAACCTTCCATGACAATAGCAGGTCCGTTTTGCAAAGCCTGCCTGGCAAGATTTAACCCATATAGGACTTGCCCCTTGCTGAAAACCGGAGTCTGAGATGAGTTTAAATATTTCGGCAGACTTTGACCCATCGTCCTTCCGCCAAAGCCTGTCACCTGTCCCTGTATATTAAAAATAGGAAATATTACCCGTCCGTAAAACCGGTTATGCAGGCCTCTGTCCCCCTGGACAGCCAGACCCAGTTCGATCAGTTCCCCGGGAAGGCACCCTTTGTTTTGCAGATTATCCACCAGATCAGTCCAATTCTCCGGCGCATAACCCAGTTGAAAAAGCTCTTGAGCCTTTTCTTCCAGTCCTCTGTTTTTAAAATATTCCCTGGCCTGTCTGCCTTCCTGCCTGTTGATCAGGATATTCCTATAGAAGTCCTTGGCCAGTTTATTTATTTCGAAGAAACGTTCCTGACTTCTTTTTTTTTCTATCCTGCCCCATTCGGTAACGGGCAGAGATACTCCTGCTTTTTCAGCCAGCCGCCTTACAGCTTCCGGAAAGGTTAGCCCTTCAGAAAGCATGATAAACTTAAAAATATCACCTCCCACACCGCAGCCGAAACAATGAAAAATTTGTTTTCCGCTGCTGACCGTAAAGGACGGCGTTTTCTCCTGATGAAAAGGGCAGAGACCGACATAATCCTTGCCTTTTTTCTCAAGACGTATATATTCACCGATTAATTCAGTAATTTCAACATGTTGGCGGATGGTTTCAACCGTGTCATCTTTTAGATAGTTCTCCATTACACAATCACCTTTGGAGACGTTTTTCACAAAATTCCCAAGATGCCGGCTCCAACAGCATTTAGTTATCTTACTTAACTATTCGCTATTTTTATGATATTTCCTTCCCTATTCTACAATTTTTTGTCTAATACGCTTTTAGAATTAAACAGGGAAAGGGCTGGGAATAAATAACCTTGTAAATTGTAAAACCGCATACCTGTCAGTCATCCCTGCTATGTAATCACAAACAACTCTGTCTGCACCAAGTTCTTGTGCCTTTTGTCTGTGTTCATCAGGCAGATAGTGGGGATTATCTGTTAAATACTTAAAAATGTATTGGACCACATGAATCGCCTTTTTTTCTTCTTTTTTTGCCTCCGATCCAATATATACCCTGTCAAAAAGGAAAGCTCTGAGCTCATCCATGCTCTGTTGGATCTCACTGCTTAAAGCAATTGCAGGTTTTTCCCAGCTTGATCCAATTAGATCGGCCACAAGGCAATTTATACGCTCGCGGTGTGTATATCCCAATCTTCGTAGACAATTCACAGGCAAATCAGAAACTGAAAGAATACCTCCCCTGATTGCATCGTCAATATC includes the following:
- a CDS encoding RNA polymerase sigma factor RpoD, which produces MRNEIKIDSIKELIEEGRKRGVLTYTEIMDGLQGADLTPEQIDDVYEKLAGMGIEVIPETPELEPVSNPASLDNSPEEVEVDLSVPEGVSIDDPVRMYLKEIGRVPLLAPEEEVELAKRMENGDEESKRRLAEANLRLVVSIAKRYVGRGMLFLDLIQEGNMGLIKAVEKFDYRKGYKFSTYATWWIRQAITRAIADQARTIRIPVHMVETINKLVRVSRQLLQELGREPTPEEIALEMNISEEKVRDILKIAQEPVSLETPIGEEEDSHLGDFIEDQEARAPAEEASFTMLREQLDEVLTTLTDREQKVLRLRFGLDDGRARTLEEVGQRFGVTRERIRQIEAKTLRKLRHPSRSKKLKDYLD
- a CDS encoding DNA primase, coding for MENYLKDDTVETIRQHVEITELIGEYIRLEKKGKDYVGLCPFHQEKTPSFTVSSGKQIFHCFGCGVGGDIFKFIMLSEGLTFPEAVRRLAEKAGVSLPVTEWGRIEKKRSQERFFEINKLAKDFYRNILINRQEGRQAREYFKNRGLEEKAQELFQLGYAPENWTDLVDNLQNKGCLPGELIELGLAVQGDRGLHNRFYGRVIFPIFNIQGQVTGFGGRTMGQSLPKYLNSSQTPVFSKGQVLYGLNLARQALQNGPAIVMEGYMDVITAHQYGFSGAVASLGTSLTDGQCRMLLRYTKEVVIAYDADTAGVNATLRGLDLLQELGGRVRVISIPQGKDPDDYIRMNGRQGWEELLNKSETLLEYKLRQASLADQDTRQILDKVIHNIAVMDSAADQEEGVRTVASYLNLSWEAVISELGRYQTNQRKKWPIPDKIAKKTHNILQGQLNVRENAEQQILSIILHEPEYLPVVKEELGEQFLKDPTLNKIYFLINQNRELNPADLMSRLNDQECTVLSRLLIDTPVKTQGRDVLRDLITALKANERKLKRVQLLQELTRAEKAQDSQRTAAILKELQELIEVDREISARSREGERAV